The genomic segment AGCAAGTCCCCCATGGGTCCCAGAGCCACTGCAGGGTCAATGGGAACCACTGATCAGTTATTTCAGGCTTGGCCTCCCCTCTAATTGTCGCTGAGAGACTGCACCCCAAAGTGTCCCTGAGAGAAGGGTGGGCGTCACTGGATCGGAAAAGCCAGCGGACTCAGTCTCCTGGCCCCACGGAGGGGTGTTCTGACACTGATCCTGTGTCCTGTCTCCTTggtgagccccagccccaggggagaagagggaggcccCTGGACCCTGGTACCTGTGCGCTGcagctcctccttccctttctccaggtATCTGTGCAGCCACTCCAGGCAGTCCTCCTCCAGGTAGTGTCTCCATTCCTCTGCCTCACCGGCCGCCTCCCACTGGCGCCGGGTGATCTGAGCCGCGGTGTCGGCCGCGGTCCAGGAGCGCAGGTCCTCATTCAGGGCGAGGTAGTCGGTGCCATCGTAGGCGAACTGGTGATAACCGCGGAGGAGGCGCCCGTCCGGCCCCATGTCACAGCCGAACATCCACTGGAAAGTGTGAGACCCTGACCCGCCCCGAGGTCAGTGTCGCCCATTGAGCCCCGCCCCGATggcagccccgcccaccagctccgcCCCAAGGTCAGCCCCGCCCGGAGGCCAGTCCCACCAGCAAGGATATAAGTGAAACCCAAATTGAAATCGGCTCtaagtccctgagggctcctcccGGGTCGGGGGTCGCGGGGGTCCCGCAGCCTCGGGATTGAGGGGTGACCCCGGTTCGTTCGTGGGGTTGGAGTTCTTGGCTGGGTCCCGGGGCCCGCGGGGCTCACCGTCCTCGCTCTGGTTGTAGTAGCCGCGCAGGGTGTGCAGGTTCCCTCGGAAAGTCTGTGCTGTGGCCTTGGCGTTCCCGGTGCTCAGGTCCCAATAGCCCGGCTCCTCCCGCTCCATCCACGGCGCCCGCGGCTCCGCCCTCTGACTCTCCGAGTCGCTGTCGAACCGCTCGAACTGCGTGTCGTCCACGAAGCCAACAATGACGAAGCGGGGCCTCGGCTGGCCCGGCCGGGACGCGGAGGTGTAGAAATATCTCAgggagtgggggcctgggggccgaaGGAGTGGGGCTGACACCGGGCAACCCTCCTCCAGCAAAGAGTGCGGCTCCCAggtcgtccccccccccccccccccaggggtgaaggagacccagagacagaaagaaggagGCTAAGGACGAAGGTTGTGGAGACACTCCTTTCCGGGGTcctgtgcccccgccccct from the Eptesicus fuscus isolate TK198812 chromosome 10, DD_ASM_mEF_20220401, whole genome shotgun sequence genome contains:
- the LOC103283920 gene encoding saoe class I histocompatibility antigen, A alpha chain-like isoform X11 — protein: MLVLGSPTLLLLLWSPPALTETWAGPHSLRYFYTSASRPGQPRPRFVIVGFVDDTQFERFDSDSESQRAEPRAPWMEREEPGYWDLSTGNAKATAQTFRGNLHTLRGYYNQSEDGSHTFQWMFGCDMGPDGRLLRGYHQFAYDGTDYLALNEDLRSWTAADTAAQITRRQWEAAGEAEEWRHYLEEDCLEWLHRYLEKGKEELQRTDPPKTHVTHHPISDREVTLRCWARGFYPADISLTWQRDGEEQTQDMELVETRPAGDGTFQKWAALVVPRGEEQRYTCHVQHEGLPEPLTLRWGGQGWSYAQAASKILM
- the LOC103283920 gene encoding patr class I histocompatibility antigen, A-126 alpha chain-like isoform X9, translated to MLVLGSPTLLLLLWSPPALTETWAGPHSLRYFYTSASRPGQPRPRFVIVGFVDDTQFERFDSDSESQRAEPRAPWMEREEPGYWDLSTGNAKATAQTFRGNLHTLRGYYNQSEDGSHTFQWMFGCDMGPDGRLLRGYHQFAYDGTDYLALNEDLRSWTAADTAAQITRRQWEAAGEAEEWRHYLEEDCLEWLHRYLEKGKEELQRTDPPKTHVTHHPISDREVTLRCWARGFYPADISLTWQRDGEEQTQDMELVETRPAGDGTFQKWAALVVPRGEEQRYTCHVQHEGLPEPLTLRWEPAPWATIAPVGLVMGLVILGAVVAVVAGLMWRRRKLSGGQGWSYAQAASKILM
- the LOC103283920 gene encoding patr class I histocompatibility antigen, A-126 alpha chain-like isoform X6, with translation MLVLGSPTLLLLLWSPPALTETWAGPHSLRYFYTSASRPGQPRPRFVIVGFVDDTQFERFDSDSESQRAEPRAPWMEREEPGYWDLSTGNAKATAQTFRGNLHTLRGYYNQSEDGSHTFQWMFGCDMGPDGRLLRGYHQFAYDGTDYLALNEDLRSWTAADTAAQITRRQWEAAGEAEEWRHYLEEDCLEWLHRYLEKGKEELQRTDPPKTHVTHHPISDREVTLRCWARGFYPADISLTWQRDGEEQTQDMELVETRPAGDGTFQKWAALVVPRGEEQRYTCHVQHEGLPEPLTLRWEPAPWATIAPVGLVMGLVILGAVVAVVAGLMWRRRKLSGGQGWSYAQAASSDSAQGSDASLTASKA
- the LOC103283920 gene encoding saoe class I histocompatibility antigen, A alpha chain-like isoform X12; translated protein: MLVLGSPTLLLLLWSPPALTETWAGPHSLRYFYTSASRPGQPRPRFVIVGFVDDTQFERFDSDSESQRAEPRAPWMEREEPGYWDLSTGNAKATAQTFRGNLHTLRGYYNQSEDGSHTFQWMFGCDMGPDGRLLRGYHQFAYDGTDYLALNEDLRSWTAADTAAQITRRQWEAAGEAEEWRHYLEEDCLEWLHRYLEKGKEELQRTDPPKTHVTHHPISDREVTLRCWARGFYPADISLTWQRDGEEQTQDMELVETRPAGDGTFQKWAALVVPRGEEQRYTCHVQHEGLPEPLTLRWGGQGWSYAQAANKYAN
- the LOC103283920 gene encoding HLA class I histocompatibility antigen, alpha chain G-like isoform X10; its protein translation is MLVLGSPTLLLLLWSPPALTETWAGPHSLRYFYTSASRPGQPRPRFVIVGFVDDTQFERFDSDSESQRAEPRAPWMEREEPGYWDLSTGNAKATAQTFRGNLHTLRGYYNQSEDGSHTFQWMFGCDMGPDGRLLRGYHQFAYDGTDYLALNEDLRSWTAADTAAQITRRQWEAAGEAEEWRHYLEEDCLEWLHRYLEKGKEELQRTDPPKTHVTHHPISDREVTLRCWARGFYPADISLTWQRDGEEQTQDMELVETRPAGDGTFQKWAALVVPRGEEQRYTCHVQHEGLPEPLTLRWEPAPWATIAPVGLVMGLVILGAVVAVVAGLMWRRRKLSGGQGWSYAQAANKYAN